The genomic DNA TTGAAAATTTGGTTGATACTTTAATTAAATACCGTGACAAAAAATTTTCGGGTTGGATTTATGGGCGAGGATGGGATCAGAATGATTGGTCAGAAAAAAAATTTCCTACCAGAGAAAAACTTGACAGCTTATTTCCTGATGTTCCTGTTTTGCTTATTCGCGTTGATGGACATGCAGCACTTTGCAATCAAAAGGCACTAACACTTGCTAATATAACGGCATCTACAAAAATACCGGGTGGAGAGATTATTACAACCAATGGGCAACCTACAGGCTTATTAATAGACAATGCGGTAGATATTGTAAAAGCAAAAGTACCTAAACCATCGCGAGCTGATCAGATAGCAGCTTTAATTACTGCTCAGGAAAATTGTTTTGCTGTTGGCCTTACCTCCATTGCCGATGCAGGGCTGGATCGTTCTGAAATTGAACTTATTGATTCATTACAAAAAGAAGGTAAGATTAAGATGCGTTGTTATACCATGATCAGTTACACACCTGATAATGCTGCTTATTATTTTAAGAAAGGAAAAATTAAAACTGATTACCTCAATGTACGATCTTTTAAAGTGTATGCAGATGGTGCGCTAGGGTCGCGAGGTGCTTGCCTGAGTCATGACTATGCTGATTTGCCGGGACATCGTGGTTTTCTCCTTACCAGCGTTAGTGATATGCAGGATGCTGCAAACCAAATTTACAAGAACGGCTTTCAAATGAATACGCATTGTATAGGTGATAGTGCTAATCATTTATTATTACAACTATATAAAAAAGCTTTTGGCAACGACAAGCAAACAAGGTGGCGCATAGAACATGCGCAGGTACTGCAACCTGGCGATATCAGTGAGTTTGGCAAACTTGGAATTATTCCTTCGGTGCAACCTACTCATGCTACCAGCGACATGTACTGGGCCGATGAACGCTTAGGCAATGAGCGATTAAAAACTGCCTACGCTTACCATGAGTTGTTGCTATCATATGGTCTTGTTGCATGTGGCAGCGACTTTCCTGTAGAAAGCATTAACCCGCTTTTTGGATTTTATGCTGCGGTAGTGCGTAAAGACCAACAGGGTTTTCCGCAACAGGGTTTTCAAACAGAAAATAAACTTTCGCGCGAGCAAGCATTGCGTGGTATGACCATTTGGGCTGCTTATGCTGCCTTTGAAGAAAATGAAAAAGGAAGTATTGAAAAAGGAAAATTTGCTGACTTTGTTATCACTCGCCAAGACCTGTTAACTGCTCCTGACTCTATCTTGTACCAAGTAGCAATAGATCGCGTATACAGTAACGGTATAAAGGTTTATTAGCCTTGTTTACTATCTGTTGATGCTGAACAAAAATTTCTGATCGGTCATTTTTGCTAAATATTCTTCTAGGCAGTTGATTGAACTACATTTGCACCTGAAATTTTTTTTGCAATGAGTAATTTTTCTATTCTAAAATTTGGAGGCACTTCGGTAGGTAGTGCTTCACGTATTAAAGCCCTGTATGAAATTGTAACTACGCTTGGTAAAACCAAAAAACTAATTGTTGTATGCAGCGCTGTTTCCGGTATTACGGATATGCTTCTTTTGGCCAGCAACGCAGCTACACATAGCGAAGATGAAATGCGACATCATCTAAAGCACATTAAATCCAAACAGCTGGAAATTATTAATGATCTTTTTAATGGCCGCTCGCGTGTAGAAATTTCGAAATCCATCAATACACTTTTAAATGAACTTGAAAAACTTTTGATGGGTGTGTGCTATACGCAAGAACTATCACCCCGTACTTCAGATGCTATTGCAGGTTTTGGCGAACAATTATCGTGCACCATTATTGCTGAATACTTTAAGTATTGCAAAACAGCTGCGATTTATTGTGATGCACGAAAATTTATTACTACCGATGACAAGTATGGCGAGGCGCAGGTTGACTTTAAAGTGAC from Bacteroidota bacterium includes the following:
- a CDS encoding amidohydrolase, with product MKNILGACLLLIFAACGARKEVDSIFLNGKIYTVDSAFNVVQAMAVQDGKIIATGTNEQINQQYQSKNKVDLNGQFVYPGFYDAHCHFYGYGIDQKKINLTATTSFENLVDTLIKYRDKKFSGWIYGRGWDQNDWSEKKFPTREKLDSLFPDVPVLLIRVDGHAALCNQKALTLANITASTKIPGGEIITTNGQPTGLLIDNAVDIVKAKVPKPSRADQIAALITAQENCFAVGLTSIADAGLDRSEIELIDSLQKEGKIKMRCYTMISYTPDNAAYYFKKGKIKTDYLNVRSFKVYADGALGSRGACLSHDYADLPGHRGFLLTSVSDMQDAANQIYKNGFQMNTHCIGDSANHLLLQLYKKAFGNDKQTRWRIEHAQVLQPGDISEFGKLGIIPSVQPTHATSDMYWADERLGNERLKTAYAYHELLLSYGLVACGSDFPVESINPLFGFYAAVVRKDQQGFPQQGFQTENKLSREQALRGMTIWAAYAAFEENEKGSIEKGKFADFVITRQDLLTAPDSILYQVAIDRVYSNGIKVY